A single genomic interval of Geotrypetes seraphini chromosome 1, aGeoSer1.1, whole genome shotgun sequence harbors:
- the LOC117346265 gene encoding coiled-coil-helix-coiled-coil-helix domain-containing protein 2-like: MASPPSAVAPAGTAPRQSSLMAQMATTAAGVAVGSAVGHTLGHAITGGFGGGSSEPARPDVTYLEPDPAQPVYQQQSQYSPCQYEMKQFLECAQNQSDLKLCEGFSEVLKQCRLANGLS, translated from the coding sequence ATGGCATCTCCACCTTCTGCAGTGGCTCCAGCTGGTACAGCACCAAGGCAATCTAGCCTGATGGCACAGATGGCCACAACAGCAGCTGGAGTGGCAGTAGGCTCAGCTGTGGGTCACACACTAGGCCATGCCATTACAGGAGGCTTTGGAGGAGGCAGTTCTGAACCTGCAAGACCAGATGTCACTTATCTGGAACCAGATCCAGCCCAACCAGTGTACCAGCAGCAATCCCAGTACAGCCCTTGTCAGTATGAAATGAAACAATTCTTAGAGTGCGCACAGAACCAGAGTGACCTCAAACTATGTGAGGGATTCAGTGAGGTGCTGAAACAATGCAGACTTGCAAATGGTTTGTCTTAA